In a genomic window of Lycium ferocissimum isolate CSIRO_LF1 chromosome 9, AGI_CSIRO_Lferr_CH_V1, whole genome shotgun sequence:
- the LOC132030795 gene encoding formin-like protein 13 isoform X4: MALFRKLFYRKPPEGVLEISERIYVFDRCFTTDVWEEKNYKGYVAGVISQLKDHYPDVSILAFNFREGESQSRIANDLSEHYVTIMDYPRHYEGCPLVSMEMINHFLRSSESWLSLGQQNVLLMHCEWGGWPVLAFMLAALLIYRRHFTGEQKTLDMIYKQAPRELLYLLQPLNPIPSQLRYLQYVARRNANMQWPPMDRALTLDCIIIRMIPNFDGEGGCRPMFRIYGKGPLIVADQSPKNLFSTPKKNNVVRHYKQAECELVKIDINCHTQGDVVLECINLHDDREEMMFRTMFNTSFIKSNILILNRDEIDTLWDAKDQFPKDFRLEVLFSEMDAAASAVPVDLSSFEKKDGLPVEAFAKVQEILNSADWLNQNCDAPGNVLQLVETKV, translated from the exons ATGGCGTTGTTTAGGAAATTGTTTTATCGGAAACCACCTGAAGGAGTATTGGAAATTAGCGAGAGAATTTAcg TATTTGATAGATGCTTCACTACTGATGTTTGGgaggaaaaaaattacaaaggtTATGTTGCTGGTGTAATCAGCCAACTTAAGGATCATTACCCTGACGTGTCAATTTTGGCTTTCAATTTTCGGGAAGGTGAGTCACAAAGCCGGATTGCAAACGATCTATCTGAGCATTATGTGACCATAATGGACTACCCTCGACACTACGAAGGATGCCCGTTGGTCTCAATGGAGATGATAAACCATTTCCTTAGATCCAGTGAAAGTTGGCTTTCCCTTGGGCAGCAAAATGTGCTCTTAATGCACTGTGAATGGGGTGGTTGGCCAGTTTTGGCGTTTATGTTGGCTGCATTATTGATATATAGACGACATTTCACAGGGGAACAGAAGACCTTAGACATGATTTATAAGCAGGCTCCTCGTGAGCTTTTGTACTTGTTGCAACCACTAAATCCAATTCCTTCTCAACTAAGATATTTACAGTATGTAGCAAGGAGGAATGCGAACATGCAATGGCCTCCCATGGATAGAGCACTCACTTTGGATTGCATCATTATTAGGATGATACCTAACTTTGATGGCGAGGGTGGTTGCCGGCCTATGTTCCGTATTTATGGGAAGGGTCCATTAATAGTTGCTGATCAATCTCCAAAAAATTTGTTCTCAAcaccaaagaaaaataatgttgttcGTCATTACAAGCAG GCAGAATGTGAATTGGTCAAGATTGATATCAATTGCCATACACAAGGTGATGTTGTCTTGGAATGTATCAACTTGCACGATGACCGGGAAGAAATGATGTTTCGGACCATGTTTAACACATCTTTTATTAAGTCAAACATTCTGATACTTAACCGTGATGAAATTGACACACTGTGGGATGCTAAGGATCAATTTCCAAAAGACTTCAGACTGGAG GTTCTTTTTTCGGAGATGGATGCTGCTGCTTCTGCAGTCCCTGTTGATTTGTCTTCTTTTGAGAAGAAGGATGGCCTTCCAGTGGAGGCATTTGCTAAAGTTCAGGAAATCCTTAACAGTGCCGATTGGCTAAATCAAAACTGTGATGCTCCTGGGAATGTGCTTCAGCTTGTTGAAACCAAAG TGTAG